Below is a genomic region from Aurantimonas sp. HBX-1.
CCGGTGATGTTCTGGATGTGGTGGCCGACCTCGTGCGCGACGACATAGGCCTGGGCGAAGTCGCCCGGCGCGTTCAGCTGGTTGCGCAGCTGGTCGAAGAAGGTGAGGTCGATATAGAGCCGCTGGTCGGACGGGCAGTAGAACGGTCCGGTCGCCGCACCGGCGAAGCCGCAGGCCGAGCTGACCTGGCCGTTGAACAGGACGAGCGTCGGCGCCGGATAGGTCTCGCCGGCTTCCTGGAAACGGCGGCCCCAGACGTCCTCGGTGTCGGCCAGCACGGTGGCGACGAAATCATCGGTGCTGTCGGACGTGCCGGCGACGCCCGGGCCGCTCTGCGTCGTCTGGGTTCCGGTACCGGTGCCGGAATCCATGCCGAGCAGGGTCAGCGGGTTGATGCCGAAGCCGATCCACAGGACCAGCGCGACGATGATGATCAGGATCGAGCCGCCGCCGCCGGCGCGGATCGGCAGGCGCATGCCGCCACCGCCGCCCATGCCGCCTCCGCCGCCGCGCCTGTCCTCGATATTGCTCGACTGCCTGCGCCCGCGCCACTGCATCCGGTCGTTCCTTTACAAGCGGCGCGCATGCTGATGACGGCGCGCCCGCACTGTCCCTGACGGGCGATATAAAGGTGGAGGCCGAAATTGGTACGGCAGCGGCGGCAGATAGCTCAGGCGGCGGCGGAAATCGCCATGGCCCTGCCCGCATCGGTGAGCAGGAACGCTTCACCGCAGGCCTTGGCGAGGTTGCGCACGCGCAGGATGTAGCTCTGTCGCTCTGTCACCGAGATGACGCCCCGCGCGTCGAGCAGGTTGAAGACGTGGCTCGCCTTGATGCACTGGTCGTAGGCCGGCAGGACGCAGCGATGCAGGCCGCCCTCGCCCGCCGGCGCGCCGAAGGCCAGCACCGCGCGGCACTCCTTCTCGGCGTCCTCGAAATGGCGCAGCAGCGTCGCGGTATCGGCGACCTCGAAATTGTAGCGGGAATATTCCTGCTCGGCCTGCAGGAAGACGTCGCCGTAGGTGACCTTCTCGTCGCCGTCGCGGCCGTTGAAGTTGAGGTCGTAGACGTTGTCGACGTTCTGGACATACATCGCCAGGCGCTCGAGCCCGTAGGTGAGTTCGCCCGCCACCGGCGCGCACTCGATGCCGCAGACCTGCTGGAAATAGGTGAACTGCGAGACTTCCATGCCGTCGCACCAGCATTCCCAGCCGAGGCCCCACGCGCCGAGCGTCGGGCTCTCCCAGTCGTCCTCGACGAAGCGGATGTCGTGCAGCAACGGGTCGATGCCGATGGCCTCGAGCGAACCGAGGTAGAGTTCCTGCAGGTTCGACGGGTTCGGCTTCAGGATCACCTGGTACTGGTAGTAATGCTGCAGGCGATTGGGGTTCTCGCCGTAGCGTCCGTCCTTCGGCCGGCGAGACGGCTGCACATAGGCGGCGTTCCACGGCTTCGGCCCCAGCGCGCGCAGCGTCGTGGCGGGATGGAACGTGCCGGCGCCGACTTCCATATCGTAGGGCTGCAGCACCACGCAGCCATAGTCGGCCCAGTAGCGGTGCAGCGTCAGGATCAGCGCCTGGAAGGAGCGGCGCGGGTCCATGTGCGGGGGGAGGTCAGACATCGGTAACGGGCTTTCCGGAAAGCGGGGCACGCGGCCGCCGATAGCTGGCGGAGGTGCCATGTCCGGAGCCGCCGGGTCAAGCGGCGCAGCCTGCTGGAGAGGTGGTGCCGGGCGGCGCATGGCCGCCCGGTACCTGGTCGGTCAGGGCTTCAGGACGACCTTGACGCAGCCATCTGCCTTGTCGCGGAAGGTCTTGTAGAGTTCCGGCCCATCCTCGAGCGTGCCGCGATGGGTGATCATCGAGGTGGTGTCGAACTGGCCTTCCTGGATCCGCACCAGCAGGTCGTCGGCCCATTTGTTGACGTGGGTCTGGCCCATGCGGAAGGTCAGGCCCTTGTTCATCGCCGCACCGAACGGGATCTTGTCGATGATCCCGCCGTAGACGCCGGGGACCGAGATGATGCCGGCCGGACGGCAGACATAGATCATCTCGCGCAGCACGTGCGGGCGGTCGGTCTCGGCCATCACCGCCTGCTTGACGCGGTCGTAGAGGTGCTCGGCCTCGTAGCCGGAATGGGCTTCCATGCCGACCGAGTCGATGCACTTCTCGGGGCCTTTGCCGCCGGTCAGCTCGTTCAGCCGCTCGACGACGCTCTCCTCCTGGAAGTTGATGGTGATGGCGCCCTTGGCGGCGGCCATGGCGAGTCGCTCGGGCACCTCGTCGATGACCACGACCTGCTTGGCGCCCATGATCATCGCGCTCTGCATGGCGAACTGGCCGACCGGGCCGGCGCCCCAGATGGCGACCGTGTCGGTGGGCTCGATGTCGCAATTCGCCGCGGCCTGCCAGCCGGTCGGCAGGATGTCGCCGAGGAACAGCACTTCCTCGTCGCTCATGCCGTTCGGGATGACCACCGGGCCGACGTCAGCGTAGGGCACGCGGACATATTCGGCTTGGCCGCCGGAATAGCCGCCGGTGAGGTGCGTGTAGCCGAACAGGCCGGCGCCGGCGTGGCCGAACATCTTGGCGGCCATGTCGGCGTTGCGGTTCGAGCGCTCGCAGACGGAGAAGTTGCCGCGCTTGCACTGGTCGCATTCGCCGCAGACGATGGTGAAGGGCACGACGACCCGGTCGCCAATCTTCAGCTTCTTGTTGTCGCGGCCGACCTCCATGACCTCGCCCATGAACTCATGGCCGACGATGTCGCCGGATTTCATGCCCGGCATGAAGCCGTCATAGAAATGCAGGTCCGAGCCACAGATGGCGCAGGCGGAAACCTTGATGATGGCGTCGCGCCCGTTCTCGATGATCGGGTCGGGGACGGTGTCGCAACGCATGTCGTGCTTGCCGTGCCAGGTTATGGCTTTCATGGAGAGTCTCCGGATGACGGGTAAAAGGGGGTGCTGCTGACCCAACCGGTCACGACGCCCATCGTTCCGTCACCAAATCCGAAGACTGTCCAGCCGGCTATGCGCGAGCGGCCGGCTAATCGCCGGCACCGCGTCGCGCCAGCCAGCGAATGGCCGGCCTCAGTCCTTCTTGATACGGTAGACGCCGTCCTCGCCGCGGACCAGCGTGCCCTGCGCGCCCGTCCGCATCTCCTCCTCGGAGCGCTTGTTGCGCTCGGCAAGGCGCTGCGCGTCCCGGGTCATCTGCTTGTAGCCGTACCAGGCGGCCGCACCGACAAGGCCGAGAAGTAGAAACTGCGGCATGTGTTCGACCATCGCTCGAGTGATCCGTGAAATATGCGCAGCCGGGGGCACCTCGGCAAGATGCCATTGCCCCCGGACGGCTCGCCTCAGAGGCCGTAGCGCGCCCAGAGCATGCGCTCTTCCGCCGTGCTGACGAACTCGCCGGTAATGCCGGCGCCGATCGCCGCCATGCCGCCCTGACCGTCGGCATGGACGCCGGCGGTCTTGCGTCCGAAGAAGCTGCGGCTGCCCTGGATGAGAACCGGCTTCGCGGTCTTGCCGTAGCGCTCGCGCAGGACGCCGCGCAGATCGCCGAGCCGGTCGACGAGGCCGAGCTCGACGCCGCGCTTGCCGGACCAGAACAGGCCGGAGAAGAGGTCGTCGCTTTCGACAAGCCGCGTGCCGCGACTCTCCTTGACGAGCGCAATGAAGGTCTCGTGCACCTCGCGCTGCAGGGTCTTGAGATGATCAATGTCCTCGGGCCGCTCCGGCTGGAAAGGATCGAGGGTCGCCTTGTTGGTGCCGGCGGTGTGGACGCGGCGCTCGATGCCCAGCTTGCGCAGCGCCTCGACGAAGCCGAACGAGCCCGAGACGACACCGATCGACCCGACGATCGAGGACGGATCGGCGATGATCTCGTCGCCGGCGCAGGCAATCATGTAGCCGCCGGAAGCCGCCGCATCCTCGACGAAGACCAGGACGCGCTTGTCCCTCTCCCGGGCGAGGTCGCGGATGCGCTGGTAGATCAGCCGGGACTGCACCGGCGAGCCGCCCGGCGAATTGACGACGATGGCGACGGCCGGCGCACGCTTGTGGGCGAACGCCTTTTCGAGCAGCGGGGCGGCGGTGGCGAGCGACAGCGCCGGCCGCAGCAGGCCGCCGCTGGCCATGATCGCGCCGGAGAGCCGAACCACAGGGACGGTCACGGCGTCGGAACGGAAGCGGCGGGGCAGGTATCGCGTCAGGAAATTGGCCACGGGAAGCCTTTGCTGCTGGATGAACTGGCTCCGGATGTAAGCGCGATCGCCGCCGGCGCAACGGACCCGCGGCCCCGGGGGCCGTCGCGGCCCCCACACGGTGCCTCAAAAACCCATGGCTATGTCCGCCCGCCCTGCCCCGACGTCCCGGCCGAACGCGCTTTGCGCACCGTCGGTCTCGTGCAGGAAGCGGCCCGGCAGCAGCGTCAGCGGCGCGCGCGATCCCTTGCGGCCGGAGAGCAGCAGGCGCACCGCCGGCGCTTCCGGCCGAGGGTGGACGGGCAGGACGTGGAGTCCGCCGAGCCGGCCCTCGCAGGCCAGGAGAGCCGCGGGCAGCGCCGCCGCCGGCAGAACCGCGACGAATCGCCCGCCGGCGGCGAGCAGCGCCGCGCAGCCCTTGATCCACCTCGCCAGGAATTCCGGATCGGTGGCGGACAGCGCCTCGGCCCGCAGCGGGTCGGGCGAGGCGCGATGGCCGCCCGGATAGAAGGGCGGGTTGGTCAGCACGAAATCGAAGGCGCCGTCGCCGATGCCCGCCGCCTCGCGGGCCGGGCGGGGCGCGAGAATGTCGGCCTCGACGACCTGCAGGCGCGGTGCAATGCGCGCGTTGGCGGGCAGCGCCACACTGTCGCGGGCCAGCCGCGCCATGACCGGGTTCTTCTCGACGAGGGTGACGCTGACGCCGTCGCAGCGGCAGGCCGCGGCGATGCCGACGGCACCGGCGCCGGCGCCGATGTCCGCGAGCGTGCCGACGGCGTTTGCCGGCACGCTCGCAGCCAGCAACAGCGCGTCGAGACCGGAGCGATAGCCCCGGCCGACCGGCTGCAGCAGCGCGAAGCGCCCGTCGTAGAAGGCGTCGCACCGGGTTTCCACGACGCCGTCCGGCGCCTCAGGAGAGTTCATGGCCGAGGTCGGCGTCGCGGAGCAGGCGGCGCGCTTGGTCGAGCCGCTCCGGGTCCACCAGGATCCGGCGCGGCAAGACCCCGATCGAGCCGTCGAGGATGCTCATGTGGACGTCCGCGACGAAATGCGGGATCTGCGCGTCCTTGAGCAATGCGTCGACGAAGGATAGGAGAACCGCGTCATTGGAGCGCATGAGTTCCTGCATGTGAGGCACCATTTCGAGGCGAGGATCCGGGCTGGCCGTCAGCGACGGACCGGAAGTCGCTTGTGGCGCCCTAGGTGGAGGCACTGATGGCCTTATGGCAAGTCGTGCCGGACAGGACGCCGTCAAAGGGTTCAAGCGCGCGGTCTTTCTATCGGCGACGAATACGCCATCTTAGGCTCGCGACCCTGGCAGTGTGCGCTGCGGCCGCTGAGGAAACCATCGGAGTAACATGGTGAGCTTGGCCATCCCCGTCGGACGGATCGACACCCGCGCCTCGATCGAACCGCTGCTTGCCGTGAGCGGGCCGGACATGACGCGCGTC
It encodes:
- a CDS encoding zinc-dependent alcohol dehydrogenase, translated to MKAITWHGKHDMRCDTVPDPIIENGRDAIIKVSACAICGSDLHFYDGFMPGMKSGDIVGHEFMGEVMEVGRDNKKLKIGDRVVVPFTIVCGECDQCKRGNFSVCERSNRNADMAAKMFGHAGAGLFGYTHLTGGYSGGQAEYVRVPYADVGPVVIPNGMSDEEVLFLGDILPTGWQAAANCDIEPTDTVAIWGAGPVGQFAMQSAMIMGAKQVVVIDEVPERLAMAAAKGAITINFQEESVVERLNELTGGKGPEKCIDSVGMEAHSGYEAEHLYDRVKQAVMAETDRPHVLREMIYVCRPAGIISVPGVYGGIIDKIPFGAAMNKGLTFRMGQTHVNKWADDLLVRIQEGQFDTTSMITHRGTLEDGPELYKTFRDKADGCVKVVLKP
- a CDS encoding S49 family peptidase, whose protein sequence is MANFLTRYLPRRFRSDAVTVPVVRLSGAIMASGGLLRPALSLATAAPLLEKAFAHKRAPAVAIVVNSPGGSPVQSRLIYQRIRDLARERDKRVLVFVEDAAASGGYMIACAGDEIIADPSSIVGSIGVVSGSFGFVEALRKLGIERRVHTAGTNKATLDPFQPERPEDIDHLKTLQREVHETFIALVKESRGTRLVESDDLFSGLFWSGKRGVELGLVDRLGDLRGVLRERYGKTAKPVLIQGSRSFFGRKTAGVHADGQGGMAAIGAGITGEFVSTAEERMLWARYGL
- a CDS encoding tRNA1(Val) (adenine(37)-N6)-methyltransferase, which codes for MNSPEAPDGVVETRCDAFYDGRFALLQPVGRGYRSGLDALLLAASVPANAVGTLADIGAGAGAVGIAAACRCDGVSVTLVEKNPVMARLARDSVALPANARIAPRLQVVEADILAPRPAREAAGIGDGAFDFVLTNPPFYPGGHRASPDPLRAEALSATDPEFLARWIKGCAALLAAGGRFVAVLPAAALPAALLACEGRLGGLHVLPVHPRPEAPAVRLLLSGRKGSRAPLTLLPGRFLHETDGAQSAFGRDVGAGRADIAMGF
- a CDS encoding neutral zinc metallopeptidase, coding for MQWRGRRQSSNIEDRRGGGGGMGGGGGMRLPIRAGGGGSILIIIVALVLWIGFGINPLTLLGMDSGTGTGTQTTQSGPGVAGTSDSTDDFVATVLADTEDVWGRRFQEAGETYPAPTLVLFNGQVSSACGFAGAATGPFYCPSDQRLYIDLTFFDQLRNQLNAPGDFAQAYVVAHEVGHHIQNITGILPEFNQARQSMSEADANAMSVRVELQADCYAGIWAHDTAQAGYIEDGDIDEALNAAEQIGDDTLQERSQGTVVPDSFTHGTSEQRQTWFRRGYESGDMASCDAINADI
- a CDS encoding DUF2007 domain-containing protein — encoded protein: MQELMRSNDAVLLSFVDALLKDAQIPHFVADVHMSILDGSIGVLPRRILVDPERLDQARRLLRDADLGHELS
- a CDS encoding glycine--tRNA ligase subunit alpha, translating into MSDLPPHMDPRRSFQALILTLHRYWADYGCVVLQPYDMEVGAGTFHPATTLRALGPKPWNAAYVQPSRRPKDGRYGENPNRLQHYYQYQVILKPNPSNLQELYLGSLEAIGIDPLLHDIRFVEDDWESPTLGAWGLGWECWCDGMEVSQFTYFQQVCGIECAPVAGELTYGLERLAMYVQNVDNVYDLNFNGRDGDEKVTYGDVFLQAEQEYSRYNFEVADTATLLRHFEDAEKECRAVLAFGAPAGEGGLHRCVLPAYDQCIKASHVFNLLDARGVISVTERQSYILRVRNLAKACGEAFLLTDAGRAMAISAAA